Proteins from one Leptonema illini DSM 21528 genomic window:
- a CDS encoding Lsa36 family surface (lipo)protein has translation MKLRWILLGPLLGVVMFPLSGLQAQLICSGAACSSLPINNAQLDQVFHSLETQYLNEILKDMSDASVMAGVHLSPSGVVNLREFTIGTQIVAGATEQRKLNVYVPDYGLLEDMPSGGFAVVPRIFIGFNVGYMFSGEPHDWSSTSPFSLHRFDFYVSGLNMSLSDMKEFAKPKKDEDYGGFSKSIGGELRYHLMEGGDRGAFWFAFTGMSLGVGYNRVEQKLEYTRANSKVKVKAGSGTTIIWNAEDRITYSSKMDVFPVSIRTGFQFLYLFRLSLGGGVAWAKGSSNLELKRYGRAYADNDYAALLGVTLPDSYLDLTMKGAGGPSRPTQAFASLGLELNIPFLKIFVDAAGNREVYSASAGVRMVF, from the coding sequence ATGAAGCTTCGATGGATACTGCTGGGCCCGCTACTGGGTGTCGTGATGTTTCCGCTTTCCGGATTGCAGGCGCAGCTGATTTGCTCAGGAGCGGCCTGTTCGTCGCTTCCGATTAATAATGCACAGCTTGATCAGGTATTCCATTCGCTGGAAACACAGTATCTGAATGAAATACTCAAAGATATGTCCGACGCCTCTGTAATGGCTGGCGTGCATCTATCTCCGTCTGGAGTCGTTAATCTCAGAGAGTTTACGATCGGAACGCAGATCGTTGCCGGCGCCACCGAGCAACGCAAGCTGAACGTCTATGTGCCTGACTATGGCCTGCTTGAAGATATGCCGTCCGGAGGGTTCGCTGTCGTTCCGCGCATCTTCATAGGGTTCAACGTCGGCTATATGTTCTCGGGAGAGCCGCATGACTGGTCGTCAACATCGCCCTTTTCGCTTCATCGCTTTGACTTCTATGTTTCCGGGCTCAATATGTCTCTTTCTGACATGAAAGAGTTTGCAAAACCGAAGAAGGATGAAGACTACGGCGGCTTCTCTAAATCCATCGGCGGCGAGCTGCGTTATCATCTCATGGAAGGCGGCGATCGCGGCGCTTTCTGGTTTGCATTTACGGGAATGTCGTTAGGCGTCGGTTATAACCGCGTGGAGCAGAAGCTGGAATACACGCGTGCCAATTCAAAGGTGAAGGTGAAGGCAGGATCGGGGACTACGATCATCTGGAACGCCGAGGATCGCATCACCTACAGCTCGAAGATGGACGTTTTTCCCGTCAGCATAAGAACCGGATTTCAGTTTCTCTATCTCTTTCGCCTGTCGCTTGGTGGCGGAGTGGCCTGGGCAAAGGGAAGCTCGAATCTCGAGCTAAAGCGCTACGGCCGCGCTTATGCCGATAACGACTATGCGGCCTTACTCGGAGTGACGTTGCCCGATTCCTATCTTGATCTGACGATGAAAGGGGCGGGCGGTCCGAGTCGACCGACACAGGCCTTCGCGTCGCTCGGTCTTGAACTCAATATCCCGTTCTTGAAGATCTTCGTCGATGCGGCCGGGAATAGAGAGGTCTATTCGGCCAGCGCCGGCGTACGCATGGTGTTTTGA
- a CDS encoding biopolymer transporter ExbD, translated as MKRWPEEEAGISLNSLLDVLFILLLFLMISLNLKPENYLDLRLPEVNTRDEEAGNDPALLVELSSNQEVFLKYGESSERFPLADLTAHRKQLLDLCTEKRRVLLRVDRAVIYEDFVQVLETLKACDGADLAVQKSD; from the coding sequence ATGAAGCGCTGGCCTGAAGAAGAGGCAGGTATTTCGCTCAACTCTCTGCTCGATGTGCTTTTTATCCTGCTGCTTTTTCTGATGATCTCGCTCAATCTGAAGCCCGAGAACTATCTTGATCTCCGGCTTCCCGAGGTGAATACCAGGGATGAAGAAGCGGGCAATGATCCGGCGTTGCTGGTCGAGCTTTCGTCGAATCAGGAGGTCTTCCTCAAATACGGTGAGAGCAGCGAGCGCTTTCCGCTGGCCGACCTGACCGCACATCGCAAGCAGCTTCTCGATCTGTGTACTGAGAAGAGGAGGGTTCTTTTGCGCGTGGATCGGGCCGTCATCTACGAGGATTTTGTTCAGGTGCTTGAAACGTTGAAGGCATGTGATGGCGCTGATCTGGCCGTTCAGAAAAGCGATTGA